One Methylosinus sp. LW4 genomic region harbors:
- the bcsA gene encoding UDP-forming cellulose synthase catalytic subunit produces MSLLRFLSFLLLGGVAVALATQPVSVQAQLATSVSVIFLLALLWKFSRGAEARQLFIALALFVVLRYVYWRITSTLPPLSDPVGLTCGSILLAAELYCVAMLLLTLVVNAEPLKREPAPQIEDDALPIVDVLTPSYDEDLSILATTLAAAKSMDYPVDRLNVYLLDDGGTDQKCAHPDPAIAERARARRAALQELCAALGCYYLTRERNEHAKAGNLNAALEHVDGDIVVVLDADHAPFRSFLRETIGYFFEDDRLFLVQTPHVFLNPDPIEQNLRTFRRMPSENEMFYGVTQRGLDKWNAAFFCGSAALLRRAALDEAGGFSGVSVTEDCETALELHARGWTSVYVDKPLVAGLQPDTFASFIGQRVRWCKGMLQIFLLRNPLLKRGLEPLQRLGYLSSMSFWFFPFPRLVFMLAPLAFILFDVKIFVSNIEEAIAYTATYVVVNAMLQNYLFGKVRWPWVSELYEYCQGVFLSKAIVSVFLRPRSPSFNVTAKGAAPTQDRLSELAWPFFAIYGLLALGAGVAVYRCVAEPGVRQLMFFVGLWNMFNLVTAGVALGAVAERRRRETHPHLLVERRGALALGEEHVRVAIEEVSAGGCRLRAATDSDAKALAAAKETEGRLYIDSIADAARRPSFSARIVGVAPDGRRHIAFALSQPQDHLALADLMYGDATALERFQSARRKHKGIIAGTVQFLWWGVIEPLRAFAYLRPRASEAALREPPPFADLSNLLGRRPPRLRPPTEAKAPRAAERAPSSKNENV; encoded by the coding sequence ATGTCTCTCTTGCGTTTTCTCTCCTTTCTCCTTCTCGGCGGCGTCGCCGTCGCTCTCGCCACACAGCCGGTGAGCGTGCAGGCGCAGCTGGCGACCAGCGTTTCGGTCATCTTCCTCCTCGCCCTTTTGTGGAAGTTCTCGCGCGGCGCGGAAGCGCGCCAGCTGTTCATCGCGCTCGCGCTCTTCGTGGTGCTGCGTTATGTCTATTGGCGCATCACCTCCACTCTGCCGCCGCTGTCCGATCCGGTCGGACTCACCTGCGGCTCCATATTGCTCGCCGCCGAGCTCTATTGCGTCGCGATGCTGCTTCTCACCCTCGTCGTCAACGCCGAGCCGCTGAAGCGCGAGCCGGCGCCGCAGATAGAGGATGACGCTCTGCCGATCGTCGATGTGCTGACGCCGAGCTATGACGAGGACCTCTCCATTCTCGCGACGACGCTCGCTGCGGCGAAATCCATGGATTATCCGGTCGATCGTCTGAATGTGTATCTGCTCGACGATGGCGGCACGGATCAAAAATGCGCGCATCCCGATCCCGCGATCGCGGAGCGCGCCCGCGCCCGCCGCGCCGCTCTGCAGGAGCTCTGCGCCGCGCTCGGCTGCTATTATCTGACCCGCGAGCGCAATGAGCACGCCAAGGCCGGCAATCTCAACGCGGCGCTGGAGCATGTCGATGGCGACATCGTCGTCGTGCTCGACGCCGATCATGCGCCGTTCCGCTCCTTCCTGCGCGAGACGATCGGCTATTTCTTCGAGGATGATCGGCTCTTCCTCGTGCAGACGCCGCATGTCTTCCTCAATCCTGATCCGATCGAGCAGAATCTGCGCACCTTCCGCCGCATGCCGTCCGAGAACGAGATGTTCTATGGCGTCACGCAGCGCGGATTGGACAAATGGAATGCGGCTTTCTTCTGCGGCTCTGCGGCGCTGCTGCGGCGCGCCGCGCTGGACGAGGCCGGCGGCTTCTCCGGCGTCTCCGTCACGGAAGATTGCGAGACCGCGCTGGAGCTGCATGCGCGCGGCTGGACCAGCGTCTATGTCGACAAGCCGCTCGTCGCCGGCTTGCAGCCCGACACTTTCGCCTCCTTCATCGGCCAGCGCGTGCGCTGGTGCAAGGGCATGCTGCAAATCTTCCTGCTGCGCAATCCGCTGCTGAAGCGCGGCCTCGAGCCGTTGCAGCGGCTCGGCTATCTGTCGAGCATGAGCTTCTGGTTCTTTCCTTTCCCGCGCCTCGTCTTCATGCTGGCGCCGCTCGCCTTCATTCTCTTCGATGTGAAGATCTTCGTCTCCAACATAGAAGAGGCGATCGCCTATACCGCGACCTATGTCGTCGTGAACGCCATGCTGCAGAATTATCTCTTCGGCAAGGTGCGCTGGCCCTGGGTGTCGGAGCTGTATGAATATTGCCAGGGCGTGTTTCTGTCCAAGGCCATCGTCTCGGTCTTTCTGCGGCCGCGCAGCCCTTCCTTCAACGTGACCGCCAAAGGCGCCGCGCCGACGCAGGATCGTCTCAGCGAGCTCGCCTGGCCCTTCTTCGCCATCTATGGGCTGCTCGCGCTCGGCGCCGGCGTCGCCGTCTATCGCTGCGTCGCGGAGCCCGGCGTGCGTCAGCTGATGTTCTTCGTCGGCCTGTGGAACATGTTCAATCTCGTCACCGCCGGCGTCGCGCTCGGCGCGGTGGCGGAACGCCGTCGCCGCGAGACGCATCCGCATCTTCTGGTGGAGCGGCGCGGCGCGCTCGCGCTCGGCGAGGAGCATGTTCGCGTCGCCATAGAGGAGGTCTCCGCCGGCGGCTGCCGCTTGCGCGCCGCCACCGATTCCGACGCCAAGGCGCTCGCCGCGGCGAAGGAGACGGAAGGGCGCCTCTATATCGACTCCATCGCCGACGCCGCGCGCCGTCCGAGCTTTTCCGCGCGCATCGTCGGCGTTGCGCCGGATGGACGCCGTCACATCGCCTTCGCGCTGTCGCAGCCGCAGGATCATCTCGCGCTCGCCGATCTGATGTATGGCGACGCGACCGCGCTCGAGCGCTTCCAGTCCGCGCGCCGCAAGCACAAGGGCATTATCGCCGGCACGGTGCAGTTTCTCTGGTGGGGCGTGATCGAGCCGCTGCGCGCCTTCGCCTATCTGCGCCCCCGCGCCAGCGAGGCCGCGTTGCGCGAGCCGCCGCCCTTCGCCGATCTCTCCAACCTCCTCGGCCGGCGTCCGCCGCGCCTGCGTCCGCCAACGGAAGCGAAAGCCCCGCGAGCGGCGGAGCGCGCGCCGTCTTCGAAGAACGAGAACGTCTGA
- the bcsS gene encoding cellulose biosynthesis protein BcsS encodes MMLSRTALPLVFFAAIWSTARAADWYTGVPAPEASAPPPPATPQPTVSIDLSVDGTSRSSIAGAAIGKIAPFGSLAESGPRIRVSTVIGKYAYDASDLPVYVPVGAAFIPSNTGYGRVHGTLEDGSFMVGYEVVTNQGGVALYVGPDVMNHSLSPFDPGNQVRGVSAGAKVGVEAFARPTDSTMIALIAYYSTVHNSYYTRLKFGVELADYVYVGPEALALGDDYFSQWRAGAHLTGLKFGALQIGLSSGYLRDRVRGSGAYGILDTHIAF; translated from the coding sequence ATGATGCTCTCGAGAACAGCTTTGCCGCTGGTGTTCTTCGCGGCGATTTGGTCGACGGCGCGCGCCGCCGATTGGTATACGGGCGTCCCTGCGCCGGAGGCGTCGGCGCCGCCGCCTCCGGCAACGCCTCAGCCGACGGTCTCCATCGATCTTTCCGTCGACGGCACGTCGCGCAGTTCCATCGCCGGCGCCGCTATCGGCAAGATCGCGCCCTTCGGCTCGCTGGCGGAGAGCGGACCGCGCATTCGCGTTTCCACCGTCATCGGCAAATACGCCTATGACGCCAGCGATCTGCCCGTCTATGTCCCCGTCGGCGCCGCTTTCATTCCGAGCAACACCGGCTATGGCCGCGTGCATGGAACGCTGGAGGACGGGTCCTTCATGGTCGGCTATGAGGTCGTCACCAATCAAGGCGGCGTCGCTCTCTATGTCGGCCCGGATGTAATGAATCACAGCCTGTCGCCTTTCGATCCGGGCAATCAGGTGCGCGGCGTTTCCGCCGGCGCCAAGGTCGGCGTCGAGGCTTTCGCGCGGCCGACCGACTCCACCATGATCGCGCTCATCGCCTATTATTCCACCGTGCATAATTCCTATTACACGCGGCTGAAGTTCGGCGTGGAGCTCGCCGATTATGTCTATGTCGGCCCGGAGGCGCTGGCGCTCGGCGATGATTATTTTTCGCAATGGCGCGCCGGCGCGCATCTCACCGGGCTGAAATTCGGCGCGCTGCAGATCGGCCTCTCCAGCGGCTATCTGCGGGATCGCGTGCGCGGCAGCGGCGCCTATGGAATTCTCGACACGCATATCGCTTTCTAA
- a CDS encoding alpha/beta hydrolase — protein MVVDGVEEGLSFVDLSLAGREPWRIARRIRAARGAGAERPGVMLLGGFKSDMQGSKATHLDAWAEREGRAFVRFDYSGHGESSGRFEDGTIGDWLAQSLAVFEASTRGPQILVGSSMGGWLALLMARRLVEQGRRPHALVLIAPAVDFTEELIWKNADDVIRRAILEEGAWMRPSPYSPEPTPITRRLIEEGRAHLMLEDVIRVNAPVHIMQGMRDEDVPYRHALRLMECLACDPVVLTLVMEGDHRLSRSEDLAHLTATIEAL, from the coding sequence ATGGTTGTGGACGGCGTCGAGGAGGGACTGAGCTTCGTCGATCTTTCCCTCGCCGGGCGGGAGCCCTGGCGCATCGCCCGGCGCATTCGCGCGGCGCGCGGCGCGGGGGCGGAGCGTCCCGGCGTGATGCTGCTGGGCGGCTTCAAATCCGACATGCAGGGATCCAAGGCGACGCATCTCGACGCCTGGGCGGAGCGCGAGGGACGCGCTTTCGTCCGCTTCGATTATTCCGGCCATGGCGAATCGAGCGGCCGTTTCGAGGATGGAACGATCGGCGATTGGCTGGCGCAGAGCCTCGCGGTCTTCGAGGCTTCGACGCGCGGCCCGCAAATTCTCGTCGGAAGCTCGATGGGCGGCTGGCTCGCTCTGCTGATGGCGCGTCGACTCGTCGAGCAAGGCCGTCGTCCGCATGCTCTCGTGCTCATCGCGCCCGCGGTCGATTTCACCGAGGAGCTCATCTGGAAGAACGCCGACGACGTTATTCGTCGCGCGATTCTCGAGGAGGGCGCATGGATGCGTCCGTCGCCCTATTCGCCGGAGCCGACTCCGATCACGCGTCGGCTCATCGAGGAAGGACGCGCGCATCTCATGCTCGAGGATGTCATTCGCGTGAATGCGCCCGTGCATATAATGCAGGGAATGCGCGACGAGGATGTGCCCTATCGTCACGCGTTGCGGCTGATGGAATGTCTCGCCTGCGATCCTGTCGTGCTGACCTTGGTGATGGAAGGCGATCATCGTCTCTCGCGCAGCGAGGATCTCGCGCATCTCACAGCCACGATAGAGGCGCTCTGA
- a CDS encoding glycosyltransferase family 4 protein yields the protein MLENFHAFPSTSRPLAGRAVLQIVPALQSGGAERTTIDIAEALHMAGARSLVASEGGRMVSELQAKGGVWLPFPAATKNPLAMALNAYRLARILREENVDIVHARSRACAWVAHHAARRAGARFVTTYHSIYGGASAIKQRYNSIMAAGDLVIANSRFTACHIAELYPQATQRIVVIARGLDLRAFSPFAVEPARVERVRSSWGVARHERVVLLPARLSARKGHGTLIEAAKLLVAEGFADVRFILAGDAPNAGFRAELEAHIARAGLVGIVRATGHCADMPAAYLAAAVAVAPSTTPEAFGRVAIEAQAMGAPIVVSDIGAAVETVLAPPQVDAADCTGWRAPPGDSAALARAIREALELRPSAREGLTARARLHAQTHFSVERMCAATLDAYERLLAPQSAGA from the coding sequence ATGCTAGAGAATTTCCACGCTTTCCCCTCGACCAGCCGTCCTCTCGCCGGTCGCGCCGTTCTGCAGATCGTGCCGGCTCTCCAATCGGGCGGCGCCGAACGCACGACGATCGACATCGCCGAGGCGCTGCATATGGCCGGCGCGCGGTCGCTCGTCGCCTCGGAGGGCGGCCGCATGGTCAGCGAGCTGCAAGCCAAGGGCGGCGTATGGCTGCCGTTTCCGGCCGCGACGAAAAACCCGCTCGCCATGGCGCTGAACGCCTACCGTCTCGCCCGCATTCTGCGCGAGGAGAACGTCGATATCGTGCATGCGCGCTCGCGCGCCTGCGCCTGGGTCGCGCATCACGCCGCGCGGCGTGCCGGCGCGCGCTTCGTCACCACCTATCACAGCATCTATGGCGGCGCCTCCGCCATCAAGCAGCGCTATAATTCCATCATGGCGGCGGGCGATCTCGTCATCGCCAACTCGCGTTTCACCGCCTGTCATATCGCCGAGCTCTATCCGCAGGCGACGCAGCGCATCGTCGTCATCGCGCGCGGTCTCGATCTGCGCGCCTTCTCGCCTTTCGCCGTCGAGCCCGCCCGCGTGGAGCGCGTGCGCTCCTCCTGGGGCGTGGCGCGGCACGAGCGCGTCGTGCTGCTGCCGGCGCGGCTCTCCGCGCGCAAGGGCCATGGGACGCTGATCGAGGCGGCAAAGCTGCTCGTCGCCGAAGGTTTTGCCGATGTGCGCTTCATTCTGGCGGGAGACGCGCCGAACGCCGGCTTCCGCGCCGAGCTGGAGGCGCATATCGCGCGCGCCGGCCTCGTCGGAATCGTGCGCGCGACCGGCCATTGCGCCGATATGCCGGCAGCCTATCTCGCCGCCGCCGTCGCCGTCGCGCCCTCGACGACGCCGGAGGCCTTCGGCCGCGTCGCCATAGAGGCGCAGGCCATGGGCGCGCCGATCGTCGTCTCGGACATCGGCGCTGCGGTCGAAACCGTGCTCGCCCCGCCGCAAGTGGACGCGGCCGATTGCACCGGCTGGCGCGCGCCGCCGGGCGATTCCGCCGCGCTGGCCCGCGCGATTCGCGAGGCGCTGGAGCTGCGCCCCTCCGCCCGCGAGGGGCTGACGGCGCGCGCGCGGCTCCATGCGCAGACGCATTTTTCCGTGGAGCGCATGTGCGCCGCGACGCTGGACGCCTATGAGCGGCTGCTTGCGCCGCAATCTGCGGGCGCATGA
- the lpdA gene encoding dihydrolipoyl dehydrogenase produces MAYDLIVIGTGPGGYVCAIRAAQLGLKTAVVEKRATHGGTCGNVGCIPSKALLHASHMFEEAGHGLSDLGVIVEPPRLDLEKMMKHKADTVAANVGGVAFLFKKNKIDSYHGAGRILGAGRVEVTDENGATQILESQYIVIATGSAVAPLRDVDGKEIAFDEKTILSSTGALELESVPKHLVVVGAGVIGLELGSVWRRLGAQVTVIEYLDRILPGADAEVATRFQKILEKQGFSFHLAAKVTKIDKTPEGVSVSYASTKGGGGTPITADAVLIATGRIPYTAGLGLEETGVATERGRVVIDDHFRTNVPGIFAIGDVVRGAMLAHKAEEEGVAVAEILAGQAGHANYGVIPSVVYTMPEIAWVGLTEEEAKSAGIAYNVGKFPFSANGRARANRQTEGFVKVLADAATDRVIGVHILGSNAGELIAEGGVLMEFSGAAEDLARTCHAHPTLSEAIKEAALGVAKRSIHL; encoded by the coding sequence ATGGCATATGATCTCATCGTCATCGGCACGGGGCCGGGCGGCTATGTCTGCGCGATTCGCGCGGCGCAGCTCGGCCTCAAGACCGCCGTCGTCGAGAAGCGCGCGACCCATGGCGGCACTTGCGGCAATGTCGGCTGCATCCCCTCCAAGGCGCTGCTGCACGCCTCGCACATGTTCGAGGAGGCGGGCCACGGCCTTTCCGATCTCGGCGTGATCGTCGAGCCGCCGCGGCTCGATCTCGAGAAAATGATGAAGCACAAGGCCGATACGGTGGCGGCCAATGTCGGCGGCGTCGCCTTTCTGTTCAAGAAGAACAAGATCGATTCCTACCATGGCGCCGGCCGCATTCTCGGCGCCGGCCGCGTCGAGGTGACGGACGAGAACGGCGCGACGCAAATTCTCGAATCGCAATATATCGTCATAGCGACCGGCTCCGCCGTGGCGCCGCTGCGCGATGTCGACGGCAAGGAAATCGCCTTCGACGAGAAGACGATTCTCTCCTCCACCGGGGCGCTGGAGCTCGAATCGGTTCCGAAGCATCTCGTCGTCGTCGGCGCGGGCGTCATCGGCCTCGAGCTCGGCTCGGTCTGGCGGCGGCTCGGCGCGCAGGTGACGGTGATCGAATATCTCGACCGCATATTGCCGGGCGCCGACGCCGAGGTCGCGACCCGCTTCCAGAAGATTCTCGAGAAGCAGGGCTTCTCCTTCCATCTCGCCGCCAAGGTCACGAAAATCGACAAGACGCCGGAGGGCGTCTCCGTCTCCTACGCCTCCACCAAGGGCGGCGGCGGCACGCCGATCACCGCGGACGCCGTGCTGATCGCCACCGGGCGCATTCCCTATACGGCGGGCCTCGGCCTCGAGGAGACGGGCGTCGCCACCGAGCGCGGACGCGTCGTCATCGACGATCATTTCCGCACCAATGTGCCGGGCATTTTCGCGATCGGCGATGTGGTGCGCGGCGCCATGCTCGCCCATAAGGCGGAGGAGGAGGGCGTCGCCGTGGCGGAAATCCTCGCCGGCCAGGCGGGGCATGCGAATTACGGGGTCATTCCCTCTGTGGTCTATACGATGCCGGAGATCGCCTGGGTGGGCCTGACCGAGGAAGAGGCGAAATCGGCGGGGATCGCCTATAATGTCGGCAAATTCCCATTCTCCGCCAATGGCCGCGCGCGCGCCAATCGGCAGACGGAGGGATTCGTCAAAGTGCTGGCCGACGCCGCCACCGATCGCGTGATCGGCGTGCATATTCTCGGCTCGAACGCCGGCGAGCTGATCGCCGAAGGCGGCGTGCTGATGGAATTCTCCGGCGCGGCGGAAGATCTCGCCCGCACCTGCCACGCGCATCCGACGCTGTCGGAGGCGATAAAGGAAGCGGCGCTCGGCGTCGCCAAGCGCTCGATCCATTTGTGA
- a CDS encoding usg protein, with product MASREFRRMLEGYGLTTANIFYRLPDHPAIMQSYIWQDYDLQPEFPQLRKFLDFWQRSLDGRLHSVQVAHSGLIRPAEISLVDKEFRFH from the coding sequence ATGGCGTCGCGCGAATTTCGCCGAATGCTCGAAGGCTATGGGCTGACCACGGCCAATATTTTCTACCGTCTGCCCGATCATCCCGCGATCATGCAGTCCTACATCTGGCAGGACTACGATCTGCAGCCCGAATTTCCGCAATTGCGGAAGTTTCTGGATTTTTGGCAGAGGAGCCTCGACGGACGGCTCCATTCGGTGCAAGTGGCGCATAGCGGGCTCATTCGCCCGGCGGAAATCTCCTTGGTGGACAAGGAGTTCCGTTTTCATTGA
- a CDS encoding GlcG/HbpS family heme-binding protein has protein sequence MRFLTAAAALGALFLTLSGASAAEGDNKGVKQKFSLTLDGAKKAAAAAEAEAVKNGWNVVIAIVDDGGNLLYLQRLDGTQASSSETATRKARTSALFKRPTKALEDAVAGGRVALLSLPNVTPLEGGVPLVYKGEIIGAIGVSGATSQQDAQVAKTGADTLTQ, from the coding sequence ATGCGCTTCCTCACGGCCGCCGCCGCTCTCGGCGCTCTCTTCCTCACTCTTTCCGGCGCCTCTGCGGCGGAGGGCGACAATAAGGGCGTGAAGCAGAAATTCTCCCTCACTTTGGACGGCGCCAAGAAGGCCGCCGCCGCCGCCGAGGCGGAAGCCGTCAAGAACGGCTGGAATGTGGTGATCGCCATCGTCGACGACGGCGGCAATCTCCTCTATCTGCAGCGCCTCGACGGCACGCAGGCCTCCTCCTCCGAGACGGCGACGCGCAAGGCGCGCACCTCGGCGCTGTTCAAGCGTCCGACCAAGGCGCTCGAGGACGCCGTCGCCGGCGGCCGCGTCGCTCTGCTGAGCCTGCCCAATGTCACCCCGCTCGAGGGCGGCGTGCCGCTCGTCTACAAGGGCGAGATCATCGGCGCGATCGGCGTTTCCGGCGCGACCTCGCAGCAGGACGCGCAAGTCGCGAAAACCGGCGCGGACACTCTCACGCAGTGA
- a CDS encoding tyrosine recombinase XerC, whose amino-acid sequence MRDSPRAATKRSGAAFPAAPDIVAAALAWLEHLSGERRASRHTLDAYARDARFFLAFLAEHKGAPADAAILSALAPADIRAFMARRRTEGLENRSLLRALAAVRSLMRFLEKKGLAKTDVFGAVHAPKKPHSLPKALSVADARDLTRAETRAGEAREPWVLARDAAALALLYGAGLRISEALSIECDRAPIGAIDRIAIAGKGGKTRVVPVIEPVRRAIEEYISLCPYQLAGGPLFVGARGGPLSPRILQLVVERMRGGLGLPASATPHALRHSFATHLLGRGGDLRSIQELLGHASLSTTQIYAAVDKSRLLDAWRSAHPRGRDNSKSN is encoded by the coding sequence ATGCGCGATTCCCCAAGAGCCGCAACCAAAAGATCGGGCGCCGCCTTTCCGGCGGCGCCCGATATCGTCGCGGCGGCGCTCGCCTGGCTGGAGCATCTCTCCGGGGAAAGGCGCGCCTCCCGCCATACGCTCGACGCCTATGCGCGGGACGCGCGGTTTTTTCTGGCCTTTCTCGCCGAGCACAAGGGCGCGCCGGCCGACGCCGCCATTTTGAGCGCGCTCGCTCCCGCCGACATACGCGCCTTCATGGCGCGGCGGCGGACCGAGGGGCTGGAGAATCGCTCGCTGCTGCGGGCGCTGGCGGCGGTGCGCTCGCTCATGCGCTTCCTCGAGAAAAAGGGCCTCGCCAAGACCGATGTCTTCGGCGCCGTCCACGCGCCCAAAAAGCCGCACAGCCTGCCCAAGGCGCTGAGCGTCGCCGATGCGCGCGATCTCACCCGCGCCGAGACCCGCGCCGGGGAGGCGCGCGAGCCTTGGGTCCTCGCGCGCGACGCCGCGGCTCTGGCGCTGCTCTACGGTGCCGGCTTGCGCATTTCCGAGGCGCTGTCGATCGAGTGCGACCGCGCGCCCATCGGCGCCATCGACCGCATCGCCATTGCCGGCAAGGGCGGCAAGACGCGCGTCGTCCCGGTCATAGAGCCGGTCCGCCGCGCGATAGAGGAATATATCTCGCTCTGCCCCTATCAGCTCGCCGGCGGGCCGCTCTTCGTCGGCGCGCGCGGCGGGCCGCTCTCGCCGCGAATCTTGCAGCTCGTCGTGGAGCGCATGCGCGGCGGGCTGGGCTTGCCGGCGAGCGCCACGCCCCATGCGCTGCGCCATTCCTTCGCAACGCATCTGCTCGGCCGCGGCGGCGATCTGCGCAGCATTCAGGAGCTGCTCGGCCACGCCTCGCTCTCGACGACGCAGATCTACGCCGCCGTCGACAAGAGCCGGCTTTTGGACGCCTGGCGCTCGGCCCATCCCCGCGGCCGCGACAATTCGAAATCGAATTGA
- a CDS encoding DUF1476 domain-containing protein has protein sequence MSIFDNREEAFEKRYVHDQELQFRAEARRNRLFGLWAAEKLGKSGPEAEAYAEALVVAEASANADERVFSSVKADFAAAGVEQSDHQLRRTLDELLEKARLELKQG, from the coding sequence ATGAGCATATTCGACAACCGGGAAGAGGCTTTCGAAAAACGCTATGTCCACGATCAGGAGCTGCAGTTCCGCGCGGAGGCGCGGCGCAACAGGCTGTTCGGCCTGTGGGCGGCGGAAAAGCTGGGCAAATCAGGGCCGGAGGCGGAAGCCTACGCCGAGGCTCTGGTCGTCGCCGAGGCCTCCGCCAACGCCGATGAGCGGGTGTTTTCCTCAGTGAAGGCGGATTTCGCGGCGGCGGGCGTCGAGCAGTCCGACCATCAGCTTCGCCGCACTCTCGACGAATTGCTGGAGAAGGCTCGGCTCGAGCTGAAACAGGGCTGA
- the purC gene encoding phosphoribosylaminoimidazolesuccinocarboxamide synthase: MDFLKPRLIPMNRRRRIYEGKAKVLYEGPEPGTLIQHFKDDATAFNAKKHEVIDGKGVLNNRISEFVFQHLNDIGVPTHFIRRLNMREQLIREVEIVPLEIVVRNVAAGSLSKRLGMEEGTQLPRSIIEFYYKNDALDDPMVSEEHITAFGWASPQEIDDIMALAIRVNDFLSGLFLGVGIRLVDFKMECGRLWEGDMMRIVVADEISPDSCRLWDIKSNDKLDKDRFRRDMGGLVEAYTEVARRLGILQENETPRPSQPKLVQ, from the coding sequence ATGGATTTTCTCAAGCCCCGGTTGATCCCGATGAATCGCCGCCGCCGCATCTACGAAGGCAAGGCCAAGGTCCTCTATGAAGGCCCGGAGCCGGGCACCTTGATTCAGCACTTCAAGGACGACGCCACCGCTTTCAACGCCAAGAAGCACGAGGTCATCGACGGCAAGGGCGTCCTCAACAACCGCATCTCGGAATTCGTCTTCCAGCACCTCAACGACATCGGCGTGCCGACGCATTTCATCCGCCGGCTGAACATGCGCGAGCAGCTGATTCGCGAGGTGGAGATCGTTCCGCTCGAGATCGTGGTGCGCAATGTCGCCGCGGGCTCGCTGTCCAAGCGCCTCGGAATGGAGGAAGGCACGCAGCTGCCGCGCTCCATCATCGAGTTCTATTACAAGAACGACGCGCTCGACGATCCGATGGTCTCCGAGGAGCATATCACCGCCTTCGGCTGGGCGAGCCCGCAGGAGATCGACGACATCATGGCCTTGGCCATTCGCGTCAATGATTTCCTCTCCGGCCTCTTCCTCGGCGTCGGCATCCGCCTCGTCGACTTCAAGATGGAGTGCGGGCGGCTGTGGGAAGGCGACATGATGCGCATCGTCGTCGCCGACGAGATTTCCCCCGACTCCTGCCGCCTGTGGGACATCAAGTCCAACGACAAGCTGGACAAGGACCGCTTCCGCCGCGACATGGGCGGCCTCGTCGAGGCCTATACGGAAGTGGCGCGCCGTCTCGGCATTCTTCAAGAGAATGAGACGCCCCGCCCGAGCCAGCCCAAGCTGGTGCAGTAA
- the hemA gene encoding 5-aminolevulinate synthase, which translates to MDYRRFFETAVTRLQEERRYRVFAHLERCVETFPQAVWHRDDGSIRDVTIWCSNDYLGMGQHPDVIAAMVETASRVGAGSGGTRNISGTSHAIVELESELADLHGKEAALVFTSGWISNLAAISTIADLLPDCVILSDASNHNSMIEGVKRSRAERKIFRHNDLAHLEELLIEAGARPKLIVFESLYSMNGNIAPVAEIAALAERYGAMTYIDEVHAVGMYGARGGGICEREGVMHRIDVIEGTLAKGFGTLGGYVAGDRVVIDAIRSYAASFIFTTALPPAVAAAATAAVRLLKARSDLRAAHQRASHITKHALAAAGLPVLENGSHIVPVMVRDAELCKAASDMLLERHDIYIQPINYPTVARGSERLRITPTPRHTPEHIVALVEAVADVWQTLGIPFVEAPQHLHIDAESRERCTYPEIKLAAQ; encoded by the coding sequence ATGGACTATCGGCGCTTTTTCGAGACGGCGGTCACTCGTCTCCAGGAGGAACGCCGATACCGGGTCTTCGCCCATCTCGAACGCTGTGTGGAAACCTTTCCGCAAGCGGTCTGGCATCGCGACGACGGCTCGATTCGCGATGTGACGATCTGGTGCTCCAATGACTATCTCGGCATGGGGCAGCACCCGGATGTGATCGCCGCAATGGTGGAGACCGCTTCGCGCGTCGGCGCCGGCTCCGGCGGCACGCGCAACATCTCCGGCACCAGCCATGCGATCGTGGAGCTGGAGAGCGAGCTCGCCGACCTTCACGGCAAGGAGGCCGCGCTGGTCTTCACCTCGGGCTGGATTTCCAATCTCGCGGCCATTTCGACCATCGCCGATCTTCTGCCCGATTGCGTCATCCTCTCCGACGCCTCCAACCATAATTCCATGATCGAGGGCGTGAAGCGCTCGCGCGCCGAGCGCAAGATCTTCCGCCACAATGATCTCGCCCATCTCGAGGAGCTGCTGATCGAGGCGGGCGCGCGGCCCAAGCTCATCGTCTTCGAGAGCCTCTACTCGATGAACGGCAATATCGCCCCGGTCGCCGAAATCGCCGCGCTGGCCGAGCGTTATGGCGCGATGACCTATATCGACGAGGTTCACGCCGTCGGCATGTATGGCGCGCGCGGCGGCGGAATCTGCGAGCGCGAGGGCGTGATGCATCGCATCGACGTCATCGAAGGCACGCTGGCCAAGGGCTTCGGCACGCTCGGCGGCTATGTGGCCGGCGATCGCGTCGTCATCGACGCCATTCGCAGCTATGCGGCCTCCTTTATCTTCACCACCGCCTTGCCGCCGGCCGTGGCCGCCGCGGCGACCGCCGCCGTTCGGCTGCTGAAGGCGCGTTCCGATCTGCGCGCCGCGCATCAGCGCGCCTCGCACATCACCAAGCATGCGCTGGCCGCCGCTGGCCTGCCGGTGCTGGAGAATGGCTCGCATATCGTGCCAGTGATGGTGCGCGACGCCGAGCTGTGCAAGGCCGCGAGCGACATGCTGCTCGAGCGCCACGACATTTATATTCAGCCGATCAACTATCCGACCGTCGCGCGCGGATCGGAGCGTCTGCGCATCACCCCGACCCCCCGCCACACGCCGGAGCATATCGTCGCTCTGGTGGAGGCGGTGGCGGATGTGTGGCAGACGCTGGGCATTCCCTTCGTCGAAGCGCCGCAGCATCTGCATATCGATGCGGAGAGCCGCGAGCGCTGTACCTATCCCGAGATCAAGCTCGCCGCTCAGTGA